A stretch of the Malus domestica chromosome 08, GDT2T_hap1 genome encodes the following:
- the LOC103441678 gene encoding serine/threonine-protein kinase CTR1, translating into MPHRTTYFFPRQFPDRRFDSSSKQLLQEDHHDHEKVTKDSDTATATTTTTTTAARDRDDYQQKVPKTATSNLDKSSATTTSSLSSDVQYFTGHIDERKPPQLADFLNWFLHDKKGTSTRSKPSSSGHRPRHVRVTGRLSSSCHLVDEDRELLLPRRHHHHDDDHDNHVAEAGPPQMAPESTTTAMLKDRSVDQSFDRQVSLPRVSSGSSYAGSLFSGTTTLDGNFSGDVKDSSATTRHLEVEEEEVEQESAKVSLSQRSKQSYYLQLLLAKRLCSQATLGAETMLLHETTTQLEVTDAETVSYRLWVSGCLSYNDKISDGFYNILGMNPYLWVMCNDVEEGKKIPSLMSLKEVKPGETSMEVLLVDKNDDVRLKELQDKAQRLSCTTESTLVLVEKLGKLVAIYMGGNYPAEQGDLHMRWKVVSKRLRDFHKCIVLPIGSLSMGLCRHRAILFKKLADHIGLPCRIARGCKYCVADHRSSCLVKIEDNRKVLREYVVDLVGEPGNLHGPDSSINGGTLSSIPSPLQISHLKESKQPYRDSELYCQITNSKHTGAPPEDPFYADGGEGGQIIKETSLLPGDQTRFGLESSLMRLELTGNAPHCLVQSDIPPCVQGEASEALDVTATAAVASLEECARLSEENVVVQQAYRKEIVVSRNQVISNSVEQPKVTLYSQSDLEGVHSELVKQGRITAVTTPRYLNLEPSLAMDWLEISWDELNIKERVGAGSFGTVHRAEWNGSDVAVKVLTVQDFHDDQLKDFLREVAIMKRVRHPNVVLFMGAVTKRPHLSIVTEYLPRGSLYRLIHRPASGELMDQRRRLRMALDVAKGINYLHCLNPPIVHWDLKSPNLLVDKNWTAKVCDFGLSRFKANTFISSKSVAGTPEWMAPEFLRGEPSNEKSDVYSFGVILWELVTMEQPWNGLSPAQVVGAVAFQNRRLAIPANTPPVLASLMESCWADDPAQRPSFASIVESLKRLLKSPLQLVPVGGTSPSART; encoded by the exons ATGCCTCACAGAACGACTTACTTCTTCCCGAGGCAATTCCCGGATCGAAGGTTCGATTCGTCGTCCAAACAGCTGTTGCAAGAAGATCATCACGATCACGAGAAAGTAACCAAAGACAGCGACACTGCCACTgccactaccaccaccaccacaactgCGGCCAGAGATAGAGATGATTACCAACAAAAGGTGCCCAAAACCGCCACCAGCAACTTGGACAAATCCTCAGCCACTACCACTTCTTCTCTGTCTTCCGATGTTCAGTACTTCACGGGCCACATCGATGAAAGGAAGCCACCGCAGTTGGCCGACTTTCTCAACTGGTTCCTTCATGACAAGAAGGGGACCAGTACTCGATCCAAACCATCGAGTAGTGGCCACCGTCCTCGTCACGTTAGGGTAACAGGGAGGTTGTCCTCTTCGTGCCACCTTGTTGACGAGGATCGCGAGCTGTTGCTGCCtcgtcgtcatcatcatcatgatGATGATCACGATAATCATGTGGCTGAGGCTGGCCCACCGCAGATGGCGCCGGAGTCCACCACGACTGCTATGCTCAAAGACCGGAGTGTTGACCAGAGCTTTGACCGGCAGGTGTCCCTGCCGAGGGTTTCGAGCGGGAGTAGCTACGCAGGGAGCTTGTTCTCAGGAACGACGACGTTGGATGGGAACTTCTCTGGGGATGTTAAGGACTCGTCAGCGACGACGAGGCATTTGGAAGTGGAGGAAGAGGAGGTGGAACAGGAGAGTGCTAAAGTGAGCTTGTCTCAGAGGTCTAAGCAAAGTTATTATTTGCAGCTTCTTTTGGCCAAGAGGCTTTGTTCTCAAGCTACTCTTGGTGCTGAAACAATGCTTTTGCACGAGACTACTACTCAACTTGAGGTTACTGATGCTGAGACGGTGTCGTATCGGCTCTGG GTCAGTGGCTGCTTGTCTTACAATGACAAGATATCAGATGGTTTCTACAACATTTTAGGGATGAATCCATATCTTTGGGTGATGTGCAATGATGTTGAGGAAGGTAAAAAAATACCGTCCTTGATGTCACTTAAAGAAGTTAAACCTGGTGAGACATCAATGGAGGTGCTTCTTGTCGATAAAAATGATGACGTTCGCCTCAAGGAGCTTCAAGATAAAGCACAGCGACTATCTTGCACTACAGAGAGTACTTTAGTGTTGGTGGAGAAACTTGGCAAGCTTGTCGCAATCTATATGGG GGGTAATTATCCCGCGGAGCAAGGAGATCTACACATGCGTTGGAAGGTGGTTAGCAAGCGATTGAGGGATTTTCACAAGTGTATTGTGCTCCCCATAGGCAGCCTATCAATGGGGCTTTGCAGGCATCGTGCCATTCTTTTCAAG AAATTGGCAGACCACATAGGTTTGCCTTGTCGCATAGCTCGTGGTTGCAAGTATTGTGTGGCAGATCACCGGTCCTcttgtcttgttaaaattgaaGATAACAGGAAGGTTTTGAG gGAATATGTGGTTGATCTAGTTGGGGAACCAGGAAACCTTCATGGTCCAGATTCCTCGATTAACGGAGGAACTCTTTCTTCTATACCTTCACCACTTCAAATTTCTCATCTAAAAGAATCCAAACAACCTTACAGGGATAGTGAATTATATTGCCAAATCACAAACTCAAAGCACACGGGTGCTCCTCCTGAAGATCCCTTTTATGCAG ACGGTGGGGAGGGAggtcaaatcatcaaggaaacCAGTTTGCTTCCAGGTGATCAAACTAGATTTGGGTTGGAATCTTCTCTGATGCGATTGGAATTGACAGGAAACGCTCCGCATTGCCTTGTTCAGAGTGACATCCCACCTTGTGTCCAGGGTGAAGCTTCAGAAGCTCTTGATGTTACTGCTACTGCTGCTGTGGCATCATTAGAGGAATGTGCTAGACTTAGCGAAGAAAATGTTGTTGTACAACAAGCTTACAGAAAGGAGATTGTTGTATCAAGAAATCAGGTTATAAGCAACAGTGTTGAGCAACCTAAAGTAACTTTGTACAGCCAATCAGATCTAGAGGGCGTTCATAGTGAACTTGTGAAACAAGGTAGAATTACTGCTGTGACTACCCCAAGGTACTTGAATCTTGAACCGTCTCTCGCAATGGACTGGCTTGAGATCTCATGGGACGAGTTGAATATCAAAGAGCGTGTTGGTGCTG GCTCATTTGGGACAGTGCATCGTGCTGAATGGAATGGATCg GATGTTGCTGTTAAGGTTCTAACTGTTCAGGATTTCCATGATGATCAATTGAAAGACTTTTTACGAGAG GTTGCAATTATGAAACGTGTTCGTCATCCAAACGTAGTTCTTTTCATGGGTGCGGTTACAAAGCGTCCTCATCTATCTATAGTGACTGAATATCTGCCAAG GGGTAGTCTTTATCGCCTCATTCACAGGCCAGCTTCCGGGGAACTTATGGATCAGAGGAGGCGGTTGCGAATGGCACTAGATGTG GCCAAGGGTATCAATTACCTCCATTGTCTTAACCCTCCTATTGTCCATTGGGATCTTAAGTCTCCAAATTTGTTGGTTGATAAAAATTGGACAGCGAAG GTATGCGATTTTGGGTTGTCCAGATTTAAGGCGAACACTTTCATATCATCCAAGTCCGTTGCTGGAACA cctgagtggatggcTCCAGAATTCCTTCGCGGAGAGCCCTCAAATGAGAAGTCTGATGTTTACAGTTTCGGAGTGATCCTATGGGAACTTGTAACCATGGAACAACCTTGGAACGGTCTTAGCCCCGCCCAG GTAGTTGGAGCCGTTGCTTTCCAGAACAGAAGGCTTGCTATCCCGGCTAATACTCCCCCAGTGTTGGCTTCGCTTATGGAATCCTGCTGGGCTGA TGATCCAGCCCAGCGCCCGTCTTTTGCTAGCATAGTTGAGTCGCTAAAGAGGTTGCTAAAGTCTCCTCTGCAGTTGGTACCGGTGGGCGGAACATCCCCCTCTGCCCGGACCTGA
- the LOC103441677 gene encoding uncharacterized protein: MDFLQSQLRYINSQTEESAPIDKSRIAKDILLQAGLILFVVVAFLTIHNIPQKLFAKLRYRFRNKTAARAKRHFVLGAQLLAQSRSADSLASSASLSQQALDEAEKAIALVPKDAAAHILKSLALDAQGFKTSALDAIEVALSPLCRKSLTDEERGDAVVKRAEIMLSMNRKAQVDPVIEDLNRAVELSPENVKAFCTLGECYEGKKMTEEARKAYEAALRVQPRLKAAMDALERLGSS; this comes from the coding sequence ATGGATTTCCTTCAATCCCAACTCCGATACATCAATTCCCAAACAGAGGAATCGGCTCCGATCGACAAGTCCCGAATAGCCAAGGACATTCTTCTCCAAGCCGGCCTAATCCTCTTCGTCGTCGTCGCCTTCCTCACCATCCACAACATCCCCCAGAAGCTCTTCGCTAAACTCCGGTACCGCTTCCGTAACAAAACCGCCGCCCGGGCCAAGCGCCACTTCGTCCTCGGGGCCCAGCTCCTCGCCCAGTCCCGATCCGCCGACTCCCTCGCCTCCTCCGCCTCCCTCTCCCAGCAGGCCCTCGACGAGGCCGAAAAGGCCATCGCGCTCGTCCCCAAGGACGCCGCAGCCCACATCCTCAAATCCCTCGCCCTCGACGCCCAGGGATTCAAGACCTCCGCACTCGACGCCATCGAGGTCGCGCTGTCCCCTCTCTGCCGCAAAAGCCTGACCGACGAGGAGCGCGGCGATGCGGTCGTCAAGAGGGCGGAGATCATGCTGTCGATGAACCGGAAAGCTCAGGTTGACCCGGTGATCGAGGATTTGAATCGGGCTGTGGAGCTGAGTCCGGAGAATGTGAAGGCATTTTGTACGTTGGGAGAGTGCTACgaggggaagaagatgacggAGGAGGCCAGGAAGGCTTACGAGGCGGCGCTGAGGGTACAGCCCAGATTGAAAGCCGCCATGGACGCTCTCGAACGACTCGGTTCGAGTTAG
- the LOC103441722 gene encoding agamous-like MADS-box protein AGL80, giving the protein MTRTKVKLTYISNDSARKATFKKRKKGLMKKVSELSTLCDVKACAIIYSPYDSQPELWPSPLGVQLVLAQFKTMPEMEQSKKMVNQESFLRQRITKANEQLKKQRKENREKEMTRVMFQSLMGKSQLHGLSMVDLNDLGWLIDQNLKEIDNRMKNLNEQDSKSQVQLQPTALPVAAATVAECGVERQQGFELNNNVGTAVQRQQQPFFMDMMNVPQDHQQQQMVGIGGGYEMNMLPFAADQSQINAIWSNSSFYP; this is encoded by the coding sequence ATGACTAGAACGAAAGTGAAACTGACCTACATCAGCAACGACTCGGCGCGAAAGGCCACGttcaagaagagaaagaagggtTTGATGAAGAAGGTGAGTGAACTCAGCACCCTTTGTGATGTTAAGGCGTGCGCGATTATTTACAGCCCGTATGACTCCCAGCCGGAGCTCTGGCCATCGCCGTTGGGAGTCCAGCTGGTTCTCGCACAGTTCAAGACCATGCCGGAGATGGAGCAGAGCAAAAAAATGGTGAACCAAGAGAGTTTCCTGCGGCAGCGGATTACCAAGGCCAACGAGCAATTGAAGAAACAGAGGAAGGAGAACCGCGAGAAGGAGATGACGAGAGTGATGTTCCAGAGTCTGATGGGGAAGTCCCAGCTCCACGGTTTGAGCATGGTTGATTTGAACGATTTGGGGTGGCTGATTGACCAGAATTTGAAGGAGATCGACAACCGGATGAAGAATCTGAATGAACAGGATTCTAAGAGCCAAGTGCAACTACAACCAACGGCGCTGCCTGTAGCTGCCGCAACTGTGGCGGAGTGTGGAGTGGAGAGGCAGCAGGGTTTTGAGCTTAACAATAATGTGGGCACGGCGGTTCAAAGGCAGCAGCAGCCGTTTTTCATGGACATGATGAACGTCCCACAAGATCATCAGCAGCAGCAAATGGTAGGGATTGGTGGTGGATACGAGATGAATATGCTGCCGTTTGCGGCGGATCAGAGCCAAATTAATGCTATTTGGTCCAATAGTTCATTTTACCCTTGA